CTGTCAATTCAGAtctttcatatatatacatagtgtatatgtacatatattttacGAAACATGTAAGACTGTGAACCACTGCAGCCTAGTTGATCTCAACAGACTGGCAAAACAATCCGTGGGGACAGAAACCTACACATGCAAATATAAACAGTAAAAATCAACAAGTAAGAAAAGAAAAGGACAGAAAAAGAAAGTGTCATTGAATTTTGACCACAGACCAGCCCTGCAGTAGGAATGCAGTGAgataaacacacattattcttaGAAACCTGCACACAGAAGATTTAAAAATCGTTGAGTGTAAATGAAATCCATCTTTTTTTGGGGTGGGCTTGGTTAAAAGCAGCCCCTGACAGACGGCAGGGGTAAAGGGGACTGACCATTACCAAATCTCAGACCTCTCATCAGTTTAAGTTTGTGGAAAGCAAGGGGGGGCagcagatttttttaatgtttttggtaGTGCGGATACATACAGTACAACTTGGGTAACTTAAATTGTTGCCTGTTTCACGCTCTCTTTTATTCTTTCTATTCTCCATATTCACTCTTTGCTCCATAACAAATGATCTATTCTCCTTTCTTTCTCCTATCGTGGGGGCTCTTGCTCCAAGATCCAATGGCCAATGTGAGGGGGGTCGGGGGGCCTCAGCAGCAGCCTCCAGATGCAGGCTTCACTGGAGTGCTCTGGATCTTCACGTTAGACTTCTCAGAGCCTCCAGCTGTGGCTCCGGGGCCCATTCTCTTCTTGATCTCTGCAGCCATAGTCATGAAGGCCTGCTCCACATTGGTGGCGTTCTTAGCGCTAGTTTCCAAGAAAGGAATGCTAAGGGAATCAGCAAATTCCTAGAGATAAACCAAGCCATTCTTTCCGTTAGAACACTGGAGAAGTGAACAATTGCAAATCTTATGTACTCACACACACTTtgctccaaaacctagtgagctaggttttaatatattataaataacaaatgtgtatatatatatatatatatatatttcactgaactaattctttttatatatatatatatattttcatgcagtttttatttcactgaactaattctttatatatatatatatatatatatatatatatatatatatatatatatatatatatatatatatatatatatatatatatataaagaattagTTCAGTGAAATAAAAACTGCATGAAAAAAAGAGAGGTTGCTTtggcaattaactgaaataaaattaaagtactaaaatgagTCAAACTGGAAAAACTAATGTACTGAAATGTAAGGTAATTTTTACTAAAGTGTGTATTCTATATTTTTATGTTCATTGCAGCATTAAGTCATTGGCACATCAACATGATACATCTACTGAATTCAAAAGTATCATATGCACGTTATCACTGCACATGTATGACATTCCAGATCAGTCTGACAGTAACGCAGCTCACTGGGCTTTGAGACAGAGACATAATAATAGTGGAAGTTAAATAATATGAAGCAATATTACCTTTGCCGTTGTGTAGTCCAccactttttttgttgttaagtCACACTTGTTGCCAACCAATAACTTGTTAACATTTTCACTGGCATAGCGGTCAATCTCCTGTAGCCACTGTTTAACATTATTGAAGGACTCCTGAGGGCATAAAAATGTTCAAACAAATAAAGTAGAGCAGAAATGAGAAGGTATTTTCACAGGTGTTTATCGTGAAATTATGACACTCGAGCTCACCTGGTCTGTAACATCATAGACTACGATAATGCCATGTGCTCCTCTGTAGTAACTGGATGTGATTGTGCGAAACCTCTCCTGCCCTGCTGTATCCCACTGTAAGGAAGACAGAATCGAATGCAAAAATAGGCTCAGAAAAATACTGCTTTTGTACTACTTCAATCGTAGGACTGGGTACTGACCCAGATTTCACAAATAAACTTGATTCTCTTAACGAATGCTGTAAGCTAGGCCTATACAGGGAACCCCTAAATAGacaatttgaaagctgagacttggTTTCTCATCAAAAGTAACAACCTTTTGTGATTATTTGATCAAGTAGTATTTAGTGCAGTTCTGCTCACACACATTAAAGAATTGATATCTCTTTATCAAAATGGAAATTTAGTACTCAATATTGTTATGTTAACCCAGCCTTATATAATAGCAGCAGACAAAGGCCCATCTCTGACATAAATTAGATGGAAAGATCAAGTAAATCCTTCATGATGAGCACTGACATAACTCTGCTCTCTCTCTGATGATGTCTCTACACATCTCTAAAACCATCCCATCGAAACACAGCGCTCACTTTTCTTCAGTCACATGCTTGTATATTCCATATATTTAATCTTATACACaaacattaatttcattacaGGACAGAAAGGAACTTACAATTTGAAGCTTGATGGTCTTTCCGTCTAATTCTATAGTTCTTATTTTAAAGTCCACACCGATAGTGCTAATGTAGCTTTCTGTGTATGTGTCATCCTGAAAGAAGCAAAACAGCAGGAGAATCAGAGGTTTCAGTAGTCAAGTCTCTCCCCACAGTGCTTTGAATGAAAATATTAACTCCATATAAATGTGATACAAGTCTTTTagtatgcacatttattttgtacAGAAATAAAGACAGCTGATTATTTAACCTCTGCAAAAATGATGTCTCTATGATGGCAAATGCAGGACAACTTGTAGCCTACTTACTGCAAATCGGAGAAGAAGGCAAGACTTTCCAACACCAGAGTCACCAATCAAGAGCAGCTTGAATAAATAGTCACTGTATGAAGAGAAAGAGTTACAAAACATTAGACAGTCAATATTTGTCTACCAACTTTTGACAGTACTGTTGTGTGAAATACACGTTACTGTAGAAGTTTGGGATTGGCAatacttttgaaagaagtctcgccaaggctgcatttatttgatcaaaaatacatggAAAAAgtactgtgaaataatattacaatttaaacgttttagattttattgttttaaaatgcaacttGTTCCTGTGATGGCTGAACTTCCAGCAGGTAATACTCGAATCTTCAGCATTCATATTAGATTGATTCTTGCTGATTTGGTgtagaaacatttcttcttattaacaATGTTAACAACAGTTGCACAACTTAATATTAAGATATATCTTGTAGAAACCaagattaattaatattaatggatTAACACTCTTTCTCAGGATTATTGGACAAAtagaagtctttactgtcacttttggtatccttgctgaataaaaatataaatttctctAAAGAAATAACTTTTGAATGAGTGTACCCATTATATTGATGCAGACAGTTGGCCCTACATCTCAAAACACCGAAGCCTGAACCCAACTGTTGCTTTCGTTCACTGTATattaaacattgtttattttctaGATGTACATTTGGAATGaggtcattaaaatcatgtgAAATAGATCAGACCCTTGCTTTCCAGCACTGTAAGACCATTTTCTGATGCAACTCAGTTAAACATGGCATAAATCGGTCACTGGTCCACTATTGCATGCAGAAAATAAAATCTCTTTTTAACAGAAACAATGTGCTTGAGGATCTCTGAGGTCTGGAAACTTGAGCAAGCTGATTAAGCATTCCACAGAGAGGGAATTCTGCCCGTTGTGCTAAATCCTCTGTCCCTATTCAACATGCCCTAGTAAAGAAAGATGGTGGATCGGCCTGGTCAACACCAGAACGGTCAGTCTTCATCTCCATCCTGCCCACTAAACTGAATTCAAGTCATGCTCTCCTTGTTAGGTTGACTGCAACAAACGCTCCTGTGTAGACCTGCTTCACAAAAAAACTGCATGTAAAGCCCCTCTGTTATACGCCGGTTTCTGATTTCTATCAGACAGAATAGGTAGCTGTAGTGTAAGTGTCTTCAGCTAAGTATGTCTTGTTTAAACATGAAGATCTTAAGTTCTGCATTATATCctacatgtatgttcaaaatgtgTCATGAATTCTGACTTGCAGtctctcaaaaaaagaaaagaaaaagaaaaatcactatTCATGTTCTTTCAGGAAGCCACAAACGTATGCACATTAATATTGAATCTTTCATACAAAATATATGAAGAACGAAAGAGAAAAACAACTACCATTTTAATAACCCCTTACtacaaaaaaacgaaacaaaaaaaaaacaaccatattTCACCCTAATTCTGACCATGTATAATACAAGCAACACCTGACACGAAGTCTATTAAGTAACAGAGTTGCTTAACACTCAGTCTAGTGATAGTTGTAATGAACCATGTAGCTTGTCATTTGGCATGTGACCTACACATGACTAGCACACAATAGAGGAAGGGATGGGCACTCCAGTTCCTCCAGACATACTTGACATCTGCACATCCAGATATTTAGACAGGAGTGTAGAAACCTCACAATTCACTTCCAATGTTCCTTTTAggattgtgtaaataaataatgataaggAAATAAAGATAGCACAAATCCGACTGGTGCTGTGAAAATGTGGAAATATGCATGTAATCTTGCTAAACCATCTCTTATTTCTAAGAAGCAGACAGAAAACCCCCGACTTTATCGTATGCATTTAAGTTTAGTGTCCATGTGTACAGTAATTATACACAATGCACGTGACTATATATCTATGTGCAGCAAACCCAGGTAATAAAACAATTGGATAAATGCTCAAATTACTTTACAAACTATAAAAAGTGTCTTGGCACAAATGAACGCGACTGACTGGTTAAGTTACTCGCTCGTAATTTGCAAAGACCACCTTCCTGATATTGACATAAATTTTTGAACTAGTTAGCTACTTAAACCGCAACCATCTTTCTGAACATATTAAAGGCTCAGCAACAGGTTACCAAACCACGTTAGCGATACAGTTATTCATCTACTTCACCAGCTCGTCGAGCTGTTTAAAAAGtaagtttaatgaaaagctaTCTGAAGACGTTAGCTTACATCAGCTAGCTTTCATATTAATTTCTAATGAAGCCTGGCAAATAACATGTGTTTTAATAGAATGAGATGGAAATAGTATAATATACTAAGTGTTAAAGGTGTGGTATGACTAATTGATGAGGTCTACTTGTCATAACGCGGATGGATATTAAAACCGGCGGAGCTCAGTTATACAAACAACAGTCTCTTAATCACAAAAACACCTATTTTAAAGAaagctaaatattaaaaatgctggTCTTTAAAATGAAGTTGCTTTCCGGCTTTGACTAAGTGAAATGTGAATACAGTAAGATTAGTTGCTGGTAAGATTAAACACACAAGCTAGTCATCATCGCCTCTGCCTGTCAAAAGTAGCTACAGGTAAATTATGAGCTCAGTGAGCCGGTTAATAACTCAACCACTTACTATTCGGGATTCATCGTGGACTGGACACTGTGAAAACCGTTTGTCTTCTAACAAAAAAACTCCGCGGCGTGAAGGTAGACTAGAAACTATAACCTCTCCCCCGATTAAAAAGTAACTAGCTGGCTAGCTACTGCCGCAAAGGCTAGTCGGTTGAAACCCAAAATGGCTGACTCTTCAACCAGGAAATAGGAACTCCTTAAACCGATTGCGTAGGCAATGTCGTCATCATGACCTGTGCGGATGTTGTAGTCTAATTCAGAGATCATCTGACCTGCTCGAACGGAATATGTCTATTGAAAGAACTACAACACCCAcatctgtttattaaacattcacGATGAGTTCTGTGACTTGAACCGTTCGTGCTGAGGACTGCCGCAATCCTGCCCCCTATCATGAGGGGTAAAATATTACGTCATTTATGAAACGTGGCATTGGCTAATGTGAGTGTGACTCACTAATCAAtacgtgtcaaaaaaaaaaacaagacagtgACCCACCAGGtacattttttattgattacGAAAATAATGAGCAGCGGTTTTCATACAAAGAAATGAAATGTTAtcacaaatgttaaaataaatgacgTTTTATGAC
This window of the Carassius gibelio isolate Cgi1373 ecotype wild population from Czech Republic chromosome B13, carGib1.2-hapl.c, whole genome shotgun sequence genome carries:
- the rab1ab gene encoding ras-related protein Rab-1A; this translates as MNPEYDYLFKLLLIGDSGVGKSCLLLRFADDTYTESYISTIGVDFKIRTIELDGKTIKLQIWDTAGQERFRTITSSYYRGAHGIIVVYDVTDQESFNNVKQWLQEIDRYASENVNKLLVGNKCDLTTKKVVDYTTAKEFADSLSIPFLETSAKNATNVEQAFMTMAAEIKKRMGPGATAGGSEKSNVKIQSTPVKPASGGCC